A window of Pedococcus badiiscoriae genomic DNA:
AACGCGATGCGACCTGCGGGTAGCATGACGCCGTCCCGTCGCACCCGACCAGATCGCTGGAGCCTCGCGCGTGAACACCCCCACCGGCTCGCACCGCCTTGCCGCTGTCATCGTCCTCGCTGCTGGTGAGGGCACCCGGATGAAGTCCTCGACCCCCAAGGTGCTGCACCGGATCGGGGGTCGGACCCTGGTGGGTCATGCCCTCGCCGCGGCCCGCTCGGTCGCGCCTGAGCACCTCGCGGTCGTGGTGCGCCACGAGCGGGACCTGGTGGCCGCCCACGTCGCCGAGGTCGACCCGGAGGCCGTGATCGCCGACCAGGACGAGATCAAGGGCACCGGCCGGGCCACCGAGTGCGCGCTCGACGCCCTGCCCGAGGGCCTGGACGGGACCATCCTGGTCACCTACGGCGACGTCCCCCTGCTCGCAGGAGAGACCCTCCAGTCGCTGGTCGACGAGCACGCCGCCACCGGGAGTGCGGTCACCGTGATCACCGCCCACCTCGACGACCCCACCGGCTACGGCCGGATCCTGCGAGGCGCCGACGACGGCGTCGAGGGCATCGTCGAGCAGAAGGACGCCACGGACGAGCAGCGCGCCATCACCGAGATCAACTCGGGGATCTACGCGTTCGACGCGGCCGTCCTCGTCGAGGCGCTCGGGCAGGTCGGCACCGACAACGCCCAGGGCGAGAAGTACCTCACGGACGTCCTCGCCATCGCCCGCAAGGCCGGCGGACGCGTCAGCGCGCACCTCATCGCCGACCTCTGGCAGACCGAGGGAGTCAACGACCGCGTCCAGCTCGCCCGCCTCGGCAAGGAGCTCAACCGCCGGACCACCGAGCGCTGGATGCGCGACGGCGTCACGATCGTCGACCCGGACACCACCTGGATCGACAGTGACGTCACGATCGGCCGCGACGCGACGATCCTGCCCGGCACGCAGCTGCTCGGCGCCACGACGATCGGCGAGCGCGCCACCATCGGCCCGGACAGCACCCTGACCGACACCGAGGTCGGTGCCGGTGCGGAGGTCAAGCGCACCGAGGCGATCCTCGCGGTGATCGGGCCCGAGGCCACCGTCGGCCCGTTCTCCTACCTGCGGGCCGGCACCGAGCTCGGGGCCAAGGGCAAGATCGGCGGCTTCGTCGAGACCAAGAACGCCAAGATCGGCGAGGGGGCCAAGGTCCCCCACCTCACGTATGCCGGCGACGCCGTCATCGGGGAGGGCGCCAACATCGGGGCCGGCACCATCTTCGCCAACTACGACGGTGTCGCGAAGCACCAGACCACCGTCGGTCGGTACAGCTTCGTCGGGTCGGACAGCGTGCTGATCGCCCCGGTCGACATCGCCGACGGCGCGTACGTCGGGGCCGGTTCGGCGCTGACGGGCGACGTCCATCCGGGCCAGATCGCGGTGGCCCGGGGACGGCAGCGCAACGTCGACGGCTGGGTCGCCAGGGCCCGCGCCGGCACGAAGACCGACGAGGCGGCCAGGGATGCGCTCGCCAAGACCGCCCGCGCGACGGATGCGCTCGCGACGGATGCACCCGCCACGGCGGGAGACGACGCCGCAGCGACCACGCGGCATACCGAGGAATCCACCGAAGGGCAGGCCCACCCGTGACCGGCATCACGAAGACCACCGAGAAGAACCTGATGGTCTTCGCGGGACGCGCCAACCCCGAGCTCGCGGAGGAGGTCGCCAGCCTGCTCGGCACCAACCTCGTCCCGACCAGCGCCTACGACTTCGCGAACGGTGAGATCTACGTGCGCTACGAGGAGTCGGTGCGCGGGTCCGACGCGTTCGTCATCCAGAGCCACACGACGCCCATCAACGAGGCGATCATGGAGCAGCTCATCATGGTCGACGCCCTCAAGCGGGCGAGCGCCAAGCGGATCACGGTCGTGCTGCCGTTCTACGGCTACGCCCGCCAGGACAAGAAGCACCGCGGCCGCGAGCCGATCTCCGCGCGCCTGATGGCCGACCTGTTCAAGACAGCCGGCGCCAACCGGCTGATGGCCGTCGACCTGCACACGGCGCAGATCCAGGGCTTCTTCGACGGCCCTGTCGACCACCTGATGGCGCTGCCGATCCTCGCCGACCACGTGGCCCGGAAGTACGGCCACGAGCAGCTCGCCGTGGTCTCGCCCGACGCCGGCCGGATCAAGGTCGCCGAGCAGTGGTCGCAGCGGCTCGGCGGGGTCCCGCTGGCGTTCATCCACAAGACACGAGACATCAACCGCCCCAACGAGACCGTCGCCAACCGTGTCGTCGGTGAGGTCAAGGGGCGCGTCTGCGTGCTCGTCGACGACATGATCGACACGGGCGGCACGATCACCAAGGCCGCTGACGCGTTGATGGCCGACGGGGCGGCCGGTGTCGTCATCGCGGCTACCCACGCGATCCTGTCCGATCCGGCCATCGACCGGCTCAAGAACTGCAGTGCCACCGAGGTGATCGTCACCAACACGCTGCCGATCGACGAGGCGCACGAGTTCGACAAGCTCACGGTGCTCTCGATCGCACCGCTGATCAGCCGCGCGATCCAGGAGGTCTTCGAGGACGGCTCGGTCACGAGCCTCTTCGACGGCCACGCCTGACCCCGCCCCTGAGCCAACGAAACAGGGGCACCTCCCTAACCTCTGCTAGCAGAGGTTGGCTGGCTCAGCAGATGCTGCAACCTCTGCTGAGCCAGCGAAGTTCTGCTAGCAGAGGTTAGGCGGAGCGGCGGCGGCGACTGGCGCGTTCGATGGCCCGGTCCACCTTGGCCTTGATCCCTGCGGGGTGGTCGAGGTCGGCCCAGACGACCCGGGCGACCTCCTTGCCGGCATCCTCGAGATCGGACTGTCGTGCCTTCTCGTCAGCCAGGGCCCGGCGCACGGTGGGGAAGCCGGGCCGGACGGAGTTCTCGACATACTTCGCCAGCCCGTCGAACTCCACGACCACGTCCGTCCCGTCGATGCCGAAGTCACCGCGCCGGGTCACCCCTCGGGCGATGATGGGGACCTGTGGGGTGAAGCGGTATTCGAGGGTCCGCAGAACCTGGGCCAGCCTCGTCTCGCCCACCGACTCGTGACGTCCATCAGCGTGCCGCAGCAGCAGTCGGACCCCCTCGACCTGCGGATGCCGCCGATGCAGCGCGAGTGCCGACTCGAGCTGCTCGCCGGTGATGTGGCCGTCGTGGAGGGCGCCGTCGGCCGCGATGAGGCTCTCCATCGGATCGGGGGAGTGACGCCCGGCGATGGGGACCAGACCGACCTGCACCACCGCCACCGCCATCGGCACCGTGCTCAGCCCGTCTGGCCCGGTGCTGGGTTCCATCGCCACCCGCGGGTGCAGGACGGCGCCGAGTCGATGCCTCGAGTGGTCGTCTCGCGTGCGCGTCAGGTGGACCGTCTCGAGGTCCGCCCGCCACAGCCGCCCTCCCCTCAGGACCACGGCTGACTGGTGGCTCGCCGTCACACGTCCCTCGAAGGAACGGAGCAGGGCCGCGGTGCGCAGCCGGTGCAGCGACCGAGCGGCAGCGAACGGGTCCGCAGCGCGCCAGGGCGCCTCGCCGACCATTGGCGCCACGGCATACCAACCACGCACGAGCGGCAGCAGGCGTCCCGAACGGACGAGCAGGCGCAGCTGCCCCGCGCCGATCCCGAGGGTTCTGGCATCGGCGGTGCTCACCACGCCGTGCTGGGCGATGTCGGCCAGGTCCATCGACCAAGCATGGCAAGGGCGCGTGATCCCGGTTGGGAGCCTGTGGACAACCTCTGTTGCTCGCCGACTCAGCAGAGCGCCGTTGGCTCAGCAGACGTTGCAGCCTCTGCTGAGACAGCCAACCTCTGCTAGCAGAGGTGAGGGAGCGCCGGCCTAGGTGAGGGAGCGCCCGGCGAGTGAGGGAGCGCCGGCCCGGGTTAGGGGGCGCCAGCCTTGCGGGCCCGGTATGCCGCCACGTTGGCACGGTTGCCGCACCCTCCGTCGCAGAACCGCTTCGACCGGTTCTTGGACAGGTCGATGACCACGTCCTCGCAGTCCTCGGCGGCACAGACTCGCAGCCTCGCGAGCTCGTCCGCGCGGATGACGTCCACCATCGCCATGGCAGCCTCCACCGCCATGCGGGTGGCCAGCGGCGCCTCCGGTGGCGTGGCGTGCAGGTGCCACGACCACTCGCCGTGACGCACCAGCTGGGGGAGGGCGCCGGCCTCGGCCAGCAGGGCGTTGACCAGCTCGACGGCTTGGTCCGTCTCGGCAGTCCAGAGCTGGCGCAACCGCGGACGCAGGGCGTGGACGCTGGCCAGTTCGGTGTCGTCGTGGGCGCGCGACCCCGTCCACTCCCACTGCCGCACGAAGGCGTCGAGGTCGGCAACGGTGGCCAGGTCCTCGGTGTCAGTGGGCAGGGTCGGGGCCGTGTTGACGAGGGCCGCCGCTCCCCGCAGCGCCATCTCCGTGTCATGGGCAAAAAGCATCTTGACTCCTGACCCGCTAGATCGCTACCGTCATGAGTATAAGGCGTTTGACTGCTTACCAAGGGAATTCTCGCGAAAGGGCGCGGCGATGGCGGCACGGTCGAAGGGCTTCGGCCTCTGGTTCGCGCTGGCGTCCGCGGCGACCTTCGGCAGCAGCGGGCCCTTCGCGAAGTCGCTGCTGGTGGAGGGCTGGAGCTCCGGGGCGATCGTCCTGCTCCGTGTCAGCGGCGCCACCCTGGTCCTCGCAGTGCCGACACTCCTGGCGCTGCGCGGCAGGTGGTCGCTGGTGCGCGAGAACCTGCCCGCCGTCCTCGCCTACGGTGCCGTCGCGGTGGCCGGCTGCCAGGTGGCCTACTTCTATGCCGTGCAGCGGCTCGACGTCGGGGTCGCGCTCCTGCTGGAGTACCTCGGCGTCGTGCTCGTCGTCCTGTGGGTCTGGCTGCGCACCCGTCGCGCGCCGACTGCCCTGACCGGCCTCGGCATCGTCCTGGCCATCCTCGGCCTGGTGCTGGTCCTGGACCTCGCGGGACAGGCGCGCCCCGACCTGGTCGGGGTGGCGTGGGGACTGGTGGCCGCCACGGGGCTCGCGACCTTCTTCGTCCTCGCCGCCGAGGAGAGCAGCCTGCCCCCGGTGGCGCTCGCAGGTCTGGGGATGGGCGCCGGGGCGGTCGCCCTCGGCGTGCTGGGGGTCGCGCGCATCCTCCCGCTGACCTTTGCCTCCGCTCCCGTCGAGCTGATGGGGAGGCAGGTTCCCTGGTGGGTCGCGATTGGCGAGCTCGCCCTGATCGCCGCCGCCACGGCATACCTGCTCGGGGTGACGGCCGCGCGCGTGCTCGGGTCCACGGTGGCCTCCTTCGTGGGTCTGACCGAGGTGCTCTTCGCCGTCCTCTTCGCCTGGATGCTGCTGGGCGAGCTCCCGGGCCTGATGCAGCTGGCCGGTGGCGTCTGCATCGTCGGCGGGGTCGTCGCGGTCCGGGTCGGGGAGCTGCGTCGGGAGCGGGCGGACCGGGCGACGGCCGCCATGGACGACGCGGATTTCCCTCTCCCCGCAGGCGTCGCCTAGACTCGGCGGGTTGCCTCGGCGAGGGACACTGCACGGCTGCCGCCACCAAGCACCATCGGGAGCCAGTCACGTCCGTAATTCGACGCGGTGTGGTCTCCGTGCTGCGCCCCGCGTCGAGGCCCACCGCATCCTCGAGTCCCCCACCGCACAGGAGAATTCCGTGTCTGACAACAAGCTCGTCGCGCAGAAGCGCACGCAGTTCGGCAAGGGCGCTGCCCGCAAGATCCGCCGCGACCACAAGATCCCCGCCGTCATGTACGGCCACGGCGCTGAGCCCGTGCACATCACCCTGCCGGGCCACGACACCATGATGGCCCTCAAGGTCGCCAACGCCCTGCTCACGATCGTCATCGACGGCGACGAGCAGCTAGCCCTGGCCAAGGACGTGCAGCGCGACCCGATCAAGCCGGTCATCGAGCACATCGACCTCGTCATCGTCCGCAAGGGCGAGAAGGTCACCGTCGACGTCCCGGTCCACATCGAGGGTGAGGCCGCTGCCGAGACCATCGTCACCCTGGACGCCCAGACCATCCAGCTCGAGGTCGAGGCCACCCACATCCCGGAGAACATCGTCGTCTCCGTCGAGGGCCTTGAGGCCGGCACGCAGATCAAGGCGTCCGAGCTGAAGCTCCCGACCGGCTCGACCCTGGTCGTCGACGAGGACACCCTGGTCGTCAACATCACCCAGCAGATCTCGCAGGAGGCGCTGGACGCCGAGATGGCCGAGGCCGAGGCCGAGGCTGGTATCGAGCACGAGGAGCCCGGCGACGCCGAGGCCACCGAGGGCGAGGGCGAGACCGCCGAGGGCGAGGCCCCCGAGGGCGAGAAGGCCGAGTCCGAGGACGCCTGAGTCCTCATCCGTCGTATGCCGGAAGGCCAGGTCCCCTGAGTGGTTTCAGGGGGGGACCTGGCCTTCCGGCATACTCGGCCCGTGAGTGACGACGGCACCTGGCTCGTGGTGGGCCTGGGAAACCCCGGTCCCAAGTACGCCGGCAACCGGCACAACGTGGGGGCGATGGTCGTCGACGAGCTCGCCTCGCGATCGGGCACGAAGCTGACGGCGCACAAGGCACGC
This region includes:
- the glmU gene encoding bifunctional UDP-N-acetylglucosamine diphosphorylase/glucosamine-1-phosphate N-acetyltransferase GlmU, with translation MKSSTPKVLHRIGGRTLVGHALAAARSVAPEHLAVVVRHERDLVAAHVAEVDPEAVIADQDEIKGTGRATECALDALPEGLDGTILVTYGDVPLLAGETLQSLVDEHAATGSAVTVITAHLDDPTGYGRILRGADDGVEGIVEQKDATDEQRAITEINSGIYAFDAAVLVEALGQVGTDNAQGEKYLTDVLAIARKAGGRVSAHLIADLWQTEGVNDRVQLARLGKELNRRTTERWMRDGVTIVDPDTTWIDSDVTIGRDATILPGTQLLGATTIGERATIGPDSTLTDTEVGAGAEVKRTEAILAVIGPEATVGPFSYLRAGTELGAKGKIGGFVETKNAKIGEGAKVPHLTYAGDAVIGEGANIGAGTIFANYDGVAKHQTTVGRYSFVGSDSVLIAPVDIADGAYVGAGSALTGDVHPGQIAVARGRQRNVDGWVARARAGTKTDEAARDALAKTARATDALATDAPATAGDDAAATTRHTEESTEGQAHP
- a CDS encoding ribose-phosphate diphosphokinase yields the protein MTGITKTTEKNLMVFAGRANPELAEEVASLLGTNLVPTSAYDFANGEIYVRYEESVRGSDAFVIQSHTTPINEAIMEQLIMVDALKRASAKRITVVLPFYGYARQDKKHRGREPISARLMADLFKTAGANRLMAVDLHTAQIQGFFDGPVDHLMALPILADHVARKYGHEQLAVVSPDAGRIKVAEQWSQRLGGVPLAFIHKTRDINRPNETVANRVVGEVKGRVCVLVDDMIDTGGTITKAADALMADGAAGVVIAATHAILSDPAIDRLKNCSATEVIVTNTLPIDEAHEFDKLTVLSIAPLISRAIQEVFEDGSVTSLFDGHA
- a CDS encoding type IV toxin-antitoxin system AbiEi family antitoxin domain-containing protein, whose product is MDLADIAQHGVVSTADARTLGIGAGQLRLLVRSGRLLPLVRGWYAVAPMVGEAPWRAADPFAAARSLHRLRTAALLRSFEGRVTASHQSAVVLRGGRLWRADLETVHLTRTRDDHSRHRLGAVLHPRVAMEPSTGPDGLSTVPMAVAVVQVGLVPIAGRHSPDPMESLIAADGALHDGHITGEQLESALALHRRHPQVEGVRLLLRHADGRHESVGETRLAQVLRTLEYRFTPQVPIIARGVTRRGDFGIDGTDVVVEFDGLAKYVENSVRPGFPTVRRALADEKARQSDLEDAGKEVARVVWADLDHPAGIKAKVDRAIERASRRRRSA
- a CDS encoding CGNR zinc finger domain-containing protein is translated as MLFAHDTEMALRGAAALVNTAPTLPTDTEDLATVADLDAFVRQWEWTGSRAHDDTELASVHALRPRLRQLWTAETDQAVELVNALLAEAGALPQLVRHGEWSWHLHATPPEAPLATRMAVEAAMAMVDVIRADELARLRVCAAEDCEDVVIDLSKNRSKRFCDGGCGNRANVAAYRARKAGAP
- a CDS encoding EamA family transporter, which translates into the protein MAARSKGFGLWFALASAATFGSSGPFAKSLLVEGWSSGAIVLLRVSGATLVLAVPTLLALRGRWSLVRENLPAVLAYGAVAVAGCQVAYFYAVQRLDVGVALLLEYLGVVLVVLWVWLRTRRAPTALTGLGIVLAILGLVLVLDLAGQARPDLVGVAWGLVAATGLATFFVLAAEESSLPPVALAGLGMGAGAVALGVLGVARILPLTFASAPVELMGRQVPWWVAIGELALIAAATAYLLGVTAARVLGSTVASFVGLTEVLFAVLFAWMLLGELPGLMQLAGGVCIVGGVVAVRVGELRRERADRATAAMDDADFPLPAGVA
- a CDS encoding 50S ribosomal protein L25/general stress protein Ctc, whose translation is MSDNKLVAQKRTQFGKGAARKIRRDHKIPAVMYGHGAEPVHITLPGHDTMMALKVANALLTIVIDGDEQLALAKDVQRDPIKPVIEHIDLVIVRKGEKVTVDVPVHIEGEAAAETIVTLDAQTIQLEVEATHIPENIVVSVEGLEAGTQIKASELKLPTGSTLVVDEDTLVVNITQQISQEALDAEMAEAEAEAGIEHEEPGDAEATEGEGETAEGEAPEGEKAESEDA